CGGCAAAGGTTTGGTCATCAAAACCAACCAATGATATATCGTCCGGTAAAGTATAGCCCAGCGCGGTCAACTCTTCGAGCGCACCGGCAGCCATCAGATCGCTCGCCACCAAAATTGCTGTTAACTCCGGATTTTTCTCAATTAGTTCTTTCGCCCCGGCACGCCCCGACTCTTTCGTAAAATCGCCATTATAAACATAAGCTTCGTTGAAGACCAAACCATGTTTGGCCAGTCCCTTTTTGTAACCAGCCAATCGTTCATGGCAAACCCAGGCTTCCATGTGGCCGTTGATGAACCCGATTTTTCGGTGGCCAAGATCGCACAGATGGGTAATGGCTTGACTTATACCTTCTTGATTGTCGAAACTGACATAGGTTGCTTTTGGTCCTTTGATCGGGACATCAATCAGGACGGTGGGAAAATCGCTGGCCTCCAGCTCAGCAAGGATTGGATCCGTAATCTTTAAACCGGTAATGACCGCTCCCCCCACCCCACGCTGGCGACAAAGCTGTGTAAAAGGCAAGCCTGTTTTTAAGGACTGCGTACCAAAGATTAAAAGGTCAAAGTCATGAGTCGAAGCTTCATCGATCAGCCCGCTGACAAGATCCGCAATAAAGCCTTGTTGGAAACTGGACCGACCGAGCACGAAAAGGCCAATTGTATTTACAGTCTTTGAAACAAGGCTACGCGCTACCCGATTTGGTTGGTAATTCAGT
This sequence is a window from Capillibacterium thermochitinicola. Protein-coding genes within it:
- a CDS encoding LacI family DNA-binding transcriptional regulator, translated to MAKKSGYSITTVSRALNGFDDVSEETRAKIIAVAKELNYQPNRVARSLVSKTVNTIGLFVLGRSSFQQGFIADLVSGLIDEASTHDFDLLIFGTQSLKTGLPFTQLCRQRGVGGAVITGLKITDPILAELEASDFPTVLIDVPIKGPKATYVSFDNQEGISQAITHLCDLGHRKIGFINGHMEAWVCHERLAGYKKGLAKHGLVFNEAYVYNGDFTKESGRAGAKELIEKNPELTAILVASDLMAAGALEELTALGYTLPDDISLVGFDDQTFAALTSPALTTIKQDEYLLGRLAAENIIKLINDPNYQPEVKSLTTRLVVRQSTGPVKS